A single genomic interval of Amycolatopsis albispora harbors:
- a CDS encoding homoserine dehydrogenase yields the protein MIHSHAARDREPVRIALTGANGGYGRTLLAQLRHTPELIPEVLVEPGTEGMRRTLAELGLDAPAVLADGSALDWSGIDVLVEATGQVAVGTAYAEAALDHGVHVVMVSKEVDTVAGVALAAKARAAGLSYLPGDGDQPANLLRLVDWVSATGLEIVAIGKSGEYDLVFDPATGTVTQAGVSVEAPELAGLLDLGPDPRTTLDRRAALVGGLKRSAAADLCEMTVVAMRTGAVPDVEGLHYPVARIAELADVYAAREDGGILGRDGVVDVFSALRLPGEASFAGGVFAVVRTGDPVTWELLRGKGHVVSRDGKYACFYWPYHAMGVETPLTIHAAVAGTAAPVPSPTTLLAARAATSLGPGTSFQVTGHHHEINGVAPVMVPPSPGVAPYYLLGGTRLRRAVAAGELVCLDDLEGVDPGLAAVHSSRREPGA from the coding sequence TCCGGATCGCGCTGACCGGCGCAAACGGTGGTTACGGCCGTACGCTGCTCGCGCAGCTGAGGCACACGCCAGAGCTGATACCGGAGGTGCTCGTCGAGCCCGGCACCGAAGGTATGCGCCGCACCCTCGCCGAACTCGGCCTCGATGCCCCGGCCGTGCTGGCTGATGGCAGCGCGCTCGACTGGAGCGGTATCGACGTGCTCGTCGAGGCGACCGGTCAGGTCGCCGTCGGCACCGCCTACGCCGAAGCCGCCCTGGACCACGGCGTGCACGTGGTGATGGTCAGCAAGGAGGTCGACACCGTGGCCGGGGTCGCGCTGGCGGCCAAGGCGCGGGCGGCCGGGCTCAGCTACCTGCCCGGCGACGGCGACCAGCCCGCCAACCTGCTCCGCCTGGTCGACTGGGTGTCCGCCACCGGGCTGGAGATCGTCGCCATCGGCAAGTCGGGGGAGTACGACCTGGTCTTCGACCCGGCCACCGGCACCGTCACCCAGGCCGGAGTGAGCGTCGAAGCGCCGGAACTGGCCGGGCTGCTCGACCTCGGCCCGGACCCACGGACCACTTTGGACCGCCGCGCCGCGCTCGTCGGCGGGCTCAAGCGCTCGGCGGCGGCCGACCTGTGCGAGATGACCGTGGTCGCGATGCGCACCGGCGCCGTGCCGGACGTCGAGGGCCTGCACTACCCGGTCGCCAGGATCGCCGAACTCGCCGACGTCTACGCCGCCCGCGAGGACGGCGGCATTCTCGGCCGCGACGGGGTGGTGGACGTGTTCTCCGCCCTGCGCCTGCCCGGGGAAGCCAGCTTCGCCGGAGGCGTGTTCGCGGTGGTGCGCACCGGCGACCCGGTCACCTGGGAACTCCTGCGCGGCAAGGGGCACGTGGTCAGCCGCGACGGCAAGTACGCCTGCTTCTACTGGCCGTACCACGCGATGGGCGTGGAAACCCCGCTCACCATCCACGCGGCGGTGGCCGGGACCGCGGCGCCGGTGCCGTCACCCACCACGCTGCTGGCGGCGAGGGCGGCCACCTCGCTCGGCCCCGGCACCTCGTTCCAGGTGACCGGGCACCACCACGAAATCAACGGGGTCGCACCGGTCATGGTGCCGCCGTCGCCGGGCGTCGCGCCCTACTACCTGCTCGGGGGCACGCGGCTGCGCCGTGCCGTCGCCGCCGGGGAACTCGTGTGCCTGGACGACCTCGAAGGCGTCGATCCCGGGCTCGCCGCCGTCCACTCCAGCCGAAGGGAGCCGGGAGCATGA